The following coding sequences are from one Lolium rigidum isolate FL_2022 chromosome 6, APGP_CSIRO_Lrig_0.1, whole genome shotgun sequence window:
- the LOC124667710 gene encoding cleavage stimulating factor 64-like: MLTVTVGNIPYDATEEQLVQICEEVGPVVSFRLVVDKETGKPKGYGFCEYKDEETALGARRNLQGCEVNGRQLRVDFAENGRSNERNREKVEDPQFITVEEPYFSPCKPYVKLGRGGPGMASSADAQKQSTAAPVVGDTSLHQLVGLAPAIHAASVMAGVLGGAQTANVQNGLPVQFGLGNDPLTHYP; this comes from the exons ATGCTGACAGTGACCG TTGGGAACATACCCTACGATGCGACGGAGGAGCAGCTCGTGCAGATATGCGAGGAAGTCGGACCCGTTGTCTCCTTCAG ACTGGTTGTTGATAAAGAAACTGGAAAGCCCAAGGGTTATGGATTTTGTGAGTACAAGGATGAAGAGACAGCTCTAGGTGCACGCCGGAACCTTCAAGGTTGTGAAGTTAATGGCCGTCAGTTACGTGTTGATTTCGCAGAAAATGGGAGGAGCAATGAAAGAAATAGAGAAAAGGTCGAAGATCCTCAGTTCATTACTGTAGAAGAGCCTTATTTCTCACCTTGCAAGCCCTACGTTAAGCTG GGTCGTGGAGGACCAGGAATGGCATCTAGCGCTG ATGCTCAGAAACAATCAACTGCAGCTCCCGTTGTAGGAGACACTAGCCTTCATCAGCTTGTTGGTCTTGCACCGGCAATACACGCTGCATCTGTGATGGCTGGTGTTCTTGGGGGAGCTCAAACTGCAAATGTGCAAAATGGTCTACCCGTCCAATTTGGGCTTGGAAATGACCCTCTTACCCATTACCCGTGA